Within Bacteroidota bacterium, the genomic segment TATTTACAAGTGTAAATACACCACCTGCACATATGGAAGTGCCAAATGAAGCCAAACTATACACAGCACCATTATACTCAGGTGCCCATGCGTTTAATGTTCCTGCACCGGTTGTTGACAATGCAGCCGCATAGTTGCGTGCTGTGCCGCCAACCAAAGTGAAATCACCTCCCAGGTAAATCAGATTGTTCGAAAAATTAATAGCCTTTACTTGTCCGTTACACGTTGGATTCCAGTTTTGTGTAGCAGCTGTATTTGTGCTTGATGCTGCTGCATAACTTCTTGTCAAATTGTTAACCGAAGTAAAACTTCCTCCATAATAGATATTATTACCCGAAACAACGGCATCATATACAAAGCCGCCATTGGCTATAAGCGGGTTCCAGGTAGTTAGCGCTCGTGATGATTTTTGCACCTTGCAAAGCCCATTTTGATAGACAACTTTAGCAATATTGAAAGAACCTCCAATAACCACTGCATTACCATTTACTCCAAAAGCACGCACTGTGTTGTTTAAATCGGGGGCCCAGCTTTGCAGGGTTCCTGCTCCGGCAGCGCTATACGAAGCACAAAAATAACGAGTGGAGCCGTTGCAGATAGTAAATTCACCTCCCAGGTATACATTTGTTCCAACTGCGATTGCAAGTACAGTAGAGTTCAATTGTGGCGCCCATGATAGGATATTTCCATTGCCAGTATTAAAAGCTGCTGCATAGGTGCGCGGGCTAGCTGCAATGTTTGTAAAACTGCCACCAACATATAAAGTGGTACCTGATAAGAACAAGGAATAGATAAAACTGTTTGGCGTAGGATTCCAAGTTGTAGCATTATTATTTGCAACATTTAATGCCGCAAGGTATGTGCGTGGCTGTCCGCCTATGGCCGAAAAGGTGCCGCCTGCATAAACTACTGCACCATTTAATGCTAAGGAATATACAATACCATTAGCATTAGGATCCCAACTTTGCAATGCGCCATTGCTTAACGCAACCGATGCTACCCGATTTCGTGCTGTAGTACCTACTGAGGTAAATGCTCCACCTATTAACAGATTAGATCCGCTTATTACCATTGTATAGACTATATAGCCCGGCTGTGCCGCAAAAGCACCAACTAAAGCTCCATTGTTTTTATTAACCGCAGCAAGATAATTTTTTGCCACCCCATCAATTGTGTTGAATAAGCCTCCAACATAAAGATTATTGCCATTTAGCGCTAGTGAGTACACATAACTATTCGGGTTTGGATCGAACGTTAAATCAATCGATTTATCTGCCTTAATACGTACAAGGTTGGTTAAGCCCTGTGGCGTAGTAAAATTACCGCCTACATACCAACCACCAGCGCCATCGCTTATGGTTACATTTATAATTCCATTTACTCCGCTAAACGATGGATCGGCTGAAGCATTTGCTGTGGTAACACTTGCAATTCCGGGAGCCGAAACGCCTATATTAGAAAAATCACCGTATGGGTAGATATTTAGTGAATCCTGCGCTATGCCTCGTCCTGTTGAATTATAACCAAATGTTTTTGATACCGCACCTGTAGTACCATGGATAGTTGCAGCATACGATACAGCAAGATTACCCATTTGTGTAAAAGAGCCTGTGGCAACCACTACAGAGTCCATTGCAGTTAAACCATAAACAACATTATTTGCCTTGGGGTCCCATACCTGAACTACTCCGGTATTTTTATTTAGCGATGCAATATACCTGCGTGTTTGCCCTCCAATACTTGTAAATGCTCCGCCTACATACAACTTGGTGCCCACCAAGGCTAACGCTTCAACCGTAGAGTTTGGATTTGGTTTAAAACCTGCATCCAAAACTTTTGCAGCAGTTATATGCACTAAATGATTTGCACCAAAAGTACCCGTATTAAAAAAACCTCCCACATACCAGCCTCCTGCACCATCGCTAATCACTGCATTTACCTGACCATTAACCCCAGGAAAACCTTGGGCTGTTGTTCCAGATACATTGTTTACTTCTGACACATAATTAGCAGGATTACCAAATGAATTGAACGCACCACCAATATATAGGTCTTTGCCTAGACTATCGTGTTCTAATGTATAAACACTGCCATCAAAAGATGGCGTTCGCACTGTATTTCCATTACTAAGCAGGCAAGCTGCTAAACGTCCCTGATTTAAACCATCCACAGCAGTAAATTCGCCTCCATAAAATAAAGTATCTCCCTTTGTCTCAAAATCATATACAAGATTGTTAAGCTGATGATCGGTAGAGAAAATAGCACCTGTGTTTTTATTAATGGCCGCCAGATAAGGTCTGCTTACCCCAGATATAAAGGTAAAACCTCCGCCTACATAAAGTCGGTTTCCAGCCAACTTTAATGCATAAACGGTGGTATTTGGATTGGGCGTAAACGTATTTACAACTGCTTTTGTTGAGTTAACACGTATCAGATTTGATTTACCAGTGCGGCTTTCAGTAAAATTACCACCTATATAATAGCCTCCTGCACCATCTGATTCGATGGCATATATATATCCATTGATATTTAAGTTTAGCGAGTCAAGTTGCAATGAGGCCGATGCATTATAGGATGCATTGTTTCGAACTCTTACTCCAACCTGGCTGAAACTCCCACCAACATATACATTGGTACTATCTTCAGCTATGGCATATACGGTGCCATTGGTACTAATTCCGGGGTATACTTGTTTCTGTCCATTGACAGCTAAAAGGCCGCCAATTAAAAATGCGCATGATAAAATTAATCTTCTCATTAGTTTATTTATTAAAATTTAAAATATTAGTCAGGTAATGTGAATTGCAAAGGTATAACACAAAGCCCTGAATACCCATCCTAGTTAATAAACGGTAGCTAATTATTTTTAAATGGTAAATTAACTTGAAGGGGAATTGATACCTAAAGGGAGAATATATCAGGCCAATTATTTATGGATTAAATTACTAAGAAATATATGGAAAAAAATATTTTGATAATGCCATTTCAAATTTATTACATTTGCCCCCTTAATTAAAAAACCTTTTAAAAAAATGGCAGACATTGAATCACGAGTAAAATCGATAATTGTAGATAAACTAAGTGTAGAAGAAAGTGAAATTACAACCGAATCAAGTTTTACAAATGACCTTGGCGCAGATTCGTTAGATACCGTTGAATTAATTATGGAGTTCGAAAAGGAGTTTAACATTGCTATTCCTGATGATCAGGCCGAAAAAATACAAACGGTAGGGCAAGCAATAGACTACATAAAGGCAAATGCAAAATAACTACCCCGTTATTCTGATTGCTTAAGCAACTTATCAAATAAATTTAGTAGTAAAGACAATGGAATTAAAAAGAGTTGTCGTAACGGGCCTTGGGTCGCTTACGCCATTAGGTAATTCAACAGCTGCTTATTGGCAGAATTTACTTAATGGGGTAAGTGGATCGGCTCCAATTACTAAATTTGATGCAAGTAAATTTAAAACGCAATTTGCCTGTGAAGTAAAAGACTTCGATCCCACTGAGTTTATTGATAAAAAAGAGGTCCGCAGAATGGATGCTTTTTCGCATTATGCAATTGCTGTAAGCGAAGAAGCTGTAATAGATGCCGGCCTAAAAGACAATACTGAGTTAGATGTTGACCGCATAGGAGTAATATGGGGCAGCGGAATTGGAGGATTACGCACTTTTCAGGATGAAGTTACAGCCTTTGCCAAAGGCGATGGTACACCTCGTTTCAATCCATTCTTTATTCCAAAAATGATTGCTGATATAGCTTGTGGCCATATCAGTATGCGTTATGGTTACCGAGGCCCAAACTATACAACAGTATCGGCATGTGCAAGCAGCACCAATGCATTAATAGACGCTTTTAACTTAATCCGTCTTGACAAGGCCGACATAATTCTTACCGGAGGCAGCGAAGCGGCTGTAAACGAAGCCGGAGTTGGTGGCTTTAATGCTTGCATGGCACTTAGTGTACGAAACGATAGTCCACAAACTGCTTCGCGCCCATTTGACAAAGACCGCGATGGATTTGTACTTGGCGAGGGTGCCGGTTGTGTGGTTGTTGAAGAATTGGAACATGCCCTAAAACGTGGTGCTAAAATATATTGTGAACTTGTTGGAGGTGGATTAAGCGCTGATGCGCATCATATAACCGCCCCTCATCCCGAAGGGCTTGGCGCCATGAATGTGATGAAAAATGCACTTCGCGATGCACAATTAAAACCAACTGATATTGATTACATAAATGTTCACGGCACCTCTACTCCACTTGGTGATATTGCCGAAACAAAAGCTATACAAAAGGTTTTTGGCGATCATGCCTATATCCTGAATATAAGCAGTACCAAGTCGATGACAGGTCACCTGTTGGGAGCTGCTGGTGTTATTGAAGGCATTGCAACCATTTTGGCTATTCAAAATGATATCGTACCACCAACTATCAATCATTTTACCGATGACCCTGAACTTGACTCTAAATTAAATTTTACATTTAATGCATCGCAAAAGCGCACCGTGCGCGCTGCGCTAAGCAACACTTTTGGTTTTGGCGGTCACAATGCCAGCATCATTTTCAAGAAGTACAATTAAAAAATCTTTTACAAGTTTCTAACACTTGCAATTTATTTGCAGTGAACATTTGGTTATCTTTGAATCTTCAAATTGACAACTAAATGAAAATAAAACCGGCTTATTTACTGCTGCTATTAATTTTTTCTCATCCTCTTTTTTCACAAAACACTTTCTTTAAAAGCACCAATGTGCCTGTTTCACATTTTGGAACATCTATTTCTTTTCCATGGACCGGTGGTTATGACCATCCTGCTTTTTTTAATATCGATTTAAATAATGACGGCATCCTTGATTTATTTTCATGGGATAGAAACAATCAAGGCCACCCCGGACGCATCACTACGTTTATCAACAACGGTACTGCCAATACATTCGATTACGAATACGCTCCTGAATATGCTGTGTATTTTCCAAAAGTGCTCGATTGGTGTGTGTTGTATGACTATAACTGCGATAATAAAATTGACTTGCTGTCCAACTCATCGCAAGGAGTGCGAGCCTATAAAAATATTTCGCAACCGGGACAGCATGTAGCGTTTCAGCTTGATTATCCCTATATACCGGCCGATGTTACAAGTAATGTTTTTGTTTTGCGCACCGATCACCCGGCCTTGGCCGATTTTGATAATGATGGTGATATGGACATTATCGCTGCTTATATTCTTGGTGGCTTTTATGTGCACTACAAAAATTTTGGAATAGAAGTACTCAATCGATGCGACACACTTCTATATTATACTCAGGCTAACTGTTTCGGTAATGCTTATTTAAGTGCGTTTAACAATTCGGCCTTATTAAATGTAGGCTGCAAACCTCAACCTCCACTTATTATTACTCAGGAAATGATAGACACCCTTGGTGAGCGACATGCCGGTGGTTGCCCAATGGCTTATGATTTTGATAAAAATGGAATGTATGATATTTTCCATGGTGATGTGCTGGCCTCTACAAACCTAATGCTCTATAATGGCGGCACTCCCGGAAATGATTTGTTTACATGGCAAGATTCTGTTTTTCCGGTTTACGATTCCAAGCCTATTGACATTTATAATTTTCCGGGTGCCTATTTTATTGATATAGATAATGATGGTCAGCGTGAATGTATAGTAGCCTGCTGCGATAAAGTTGATACCGGAGAAAACTACAACAGTGTATGGATGTATGAAAACACACCTAATGGCAATGTCGATTCTTTTCATTTTGTGAGCGATGCGTTTTTGGTTTCAGAAACCATTGACCTTGGCAGCGGGGCTTGCCCCCGTTTCTTTGATGCGGATGCAGATGGGTTGATGGATATTATTATAAGCAACATGGGAAAATTTATCCTCTCTCCCGATTCTCAAAATTTTCCTCAGTTTGCCTTCTATAAAAACATAGGCACAGCAACCGCACCTGCTTTCGATTTACAAACTATGGACTATGCAGGAATGAATCAATATGGCTGGCGAAATATTAAACATTGTTTTGGCGATATGGATGGCGATAGCGATATGGACATGCTCGTTGGCACGACTAATGGTAAATTTCAATATTTTGAAAACACAGCGCCACAAGGC encodes:
- a CDS encoding T9SS type A sorting domain-containing protein produces the protein MRRLILSCAFLIGGLLAVNGQKQVYPGISTNGTVYAIAEDSTNVYVGGSFSQVGVRVRNNASYNASASLQLDSLNLNINGYIYAIESDGAGGYYIGGNFTESRTGKSNLIRVNSTKAVVNTFTPNPNTTVYALKLAGNRLYVGGGFTFISGVSRPYLAAINKNTGAIFSTDHQLNNLVYDFETKGDTLFYGGEFTAVDGLNQGRLAACLLSNGNTVRTPSFDGSVYTLEHDSLGKDLYIGGAFNSFGNPANYVSEVNNVSGTTAQGFPGVNGQVNAVISDGAGGWYVGGFFNTGTFGANHLVHITAAKVLDAGFKPNPNSTVEALALVGTKLYVGGAFTSIGGQTRRYIASLNKNTGVVQVWDPKANNVVYGLTAMDSVVVATGSFTQMGNLAVSYAATIHGTTGAVSKTFGYNSTGRGIAQDSLNIYPYGDFSNIGVSAPGIASVTTANASADPSFSGVNGIINVTISDGAGGWYVGGNFTTPQGLTNLVRIKADKSIDLTFDPNPNSYVYSLALNGNNLYVGGLFNTIDGVAKNYLAAVNKNNGALVGAFAAQPGYIVYTMVISGSNLLIGGAFTSVGTTARNRVASVALSNGALQSWDPNANGIVYSLALNGAVVYAGGTFSAIGGQPRTYLAALNVANNNATTWNPTPNSFIYSLFLSGTTLYVGGSFTNIAASPRTYAAAFNTGNGNILSWAPQLNSTVLAIAVGTNVYLGGEFTICNGSTRYFCASYSAAGAGTLQSWAPDLNNTVRAFGVNGNAVVIGGSFNIAKVVYQNGLCKVQKSSRALTTWNPLIANGGFVYDAVVSGNNIYYGGSFTSVNNLTRSYAAASSTNTAATQNWNPTCNGQVKAINFSNNLIYLGGDFTLVGGTARNYAAALSTTGAGTLNAWAPEYNGAVYSLASFGTSICAGGVFTLVNNTFRKNIAAIKSTTLITKTWNAGAVNGSVNDIKYSNSKLYVGGSFTTIGGQSRTYIAVLNNTTGGATTWTATLNNIVSSVAVINNNVYFTGNFTTVNSTERNRVAALAVSNAALQTWAPSLNSSAIKVLYFENNFWLQGAFTMCNYTTRTNLFSYTKSTGVLRSNFNPAINSTVYALALSGTALYLGGSFSTIEGLSRPYAAALNTNNGTLRTFNPQLNSTVYSIALNGTTVYLGGTFTTANGNSRGYMCSYNANTSALNAFNPAFNNQVNAITIADSLIYVGGWFTTSNATARNRLAAFSLANGALKSWNPDANSYVYTLLVNGNSIIAGGQFTLVGGSARNYLCAINKNNGSLTTWNPGLNSTCYSLAQRGTSIYCGGNFTLANSITVGRFAAINSSTGAVSTFKPIFDNTVFALSYMEFPDSSIKAGGSFSVVNGLSQQSYARFTFKTGARETDEFTSDITTNEISVYPNPAKDVLFINNPSFELATVAIYDMQGRQMMHRETSLTNESIDISTFNSGTYIVVVTQNGANSYARFIKQ
- a CDS encoding acyl carrier protein; translated protein: MADIESRVKSIIVDKLSVEESEITTESSFTNDLGADSLDTVELIMEFEKEFNIAIPDDQAEKIQTVGQAIDYIKANAK
- the fabF gene encoding beta-ketoacyl-ACP synthase II, which translates into the protein MELKRVVVTGLGSLTPLGNSTAAYWQNLLNGVSGSAPITKFDASKFKTQFACEVKDFDPTEFIDKKEVRRMDAFSHYAIAVSEEAVIDAGLKDNTELDVDRIGVIWGSGIGGLRTFQDEVTAFAKGDGTPRFNPFFIPKMIADIACGHISMRYGYRGPNYTTVSACASSTNALIDAFNLIRLDKADIILTGGSEAAVNEAGVGGFNACMALSVRNDSPQTASRPFDKDRDGFVLGEGAGCVVVEELEHALKRGAKIYCELVGGGLSADAHHITAPHPEGLGAMNVMKNALRDAQLKPTDIDYINVHGTSTPLGDIAETKAIQKVFGDHAYILNISSTKSMTGHLLGAAGVIEGIATILAIQNDIVPPTINHFTDDPELDSKLNFTFNASQKRTVRAALSNTFGFGGHNASIIFKKYN
- a CDS encoding T9SS type A sorting domain-containing protein is translated as MKIKPAYLLLLLIFSHPLFSQNTFFKSTNVPVSHFGTSISFPWTGGYDHPAFFNIDLNNDGILDLFSWDRNNQGHPGRITTFINNGTANTFDYEYAPEYAVYFPKVLDWCVLYDYNCDNKIDLLSNSSQGVRAYKNISQPGQHVAFQLDYPYIPADVTSNVFVLRTDHPALADFDNDGDMDIIAAYILGGFYVHYKNFGIEVLNRCDTLLYYTQANCFGNAYLSAFNNSALLNVGCKPQPPLIITQEMIDTLGERHAGGCPMAYDFDKNGMYDIFHGDVLASTNLMLYNGGTPGNDLFTWQDSVFPVYDSKPIDIYNFPGAYFIDIDNDGQRECIVACCDKVDTGENYNSVWMYENTPNGNVDSFHFVSDAFLVSETIDLGSGACPRFFDADADGLMDIIISNMGKFILSPDSQNFPQFAFYKNIGTATAPAFDLQTMDYAGMNQYGWRNIKHCFGDMDGDSDMDMLVGTTNGKFQYFENTAPQGNPASFVLTQNNYFGLDVGKNAAPYLYDFDNDGRLDIVAGNELGTLTYYQNSGTQTAPNFSSIAVNFGNVNVTPPFSIAGNAVPFVFNDSGTKLLVGNEYGVIYYYDNIDNNLNGNFALLDSTFQDIYEPVRACPDGADINGDTYPDLVVGNYAGGLGLYIQSSQGNNELPGDECFLEIFPNPATDYIACNVRSCNFNDGVTLQLYDIRGALVAQKNITSSYTYFNIDEFANGLYLLKLNTREGKQHGIKFQIMR